A window of the Campylobacter massiliensis genome harbors these coding sequences:
- a CDS encoding cytochrome-c oxidase: protein MKILRFLAALCFGAAVASAAGDGKVTSIDIYVTPYYSANAGKAEHVKVYDKIDGLLKSGTLEDFKSAEKIVQDAPQMVTPMTLFVLSARAYDLGLRDDAVFWFYNAKNRAILLREIINLDDGRFFEVKSAIGAFIKLVGDVVNPYAFCDIKKQQDIAAKSLEWSKANVYEAMFLPEFESPHADRKEALAKAIEALEARAKKEKDYFLDDENLAKFKAMRKQNKADERFCF, encoded by the coding sequence ATGAAAATTTTACGTTTTTTAGCGGCGCTTTGTTTTGGCGCGGCGGTAGCATCGGCGGCTGGTGACGGCAAGGTAACGAGCATCGATATTTACGTGACGCCGTACTACTCGGCAAATGCCGGCAAGGCTGAACATGTAAAGGTTTACGACAAGATCGACGGTCTGCTAAAAAGCGGCACGCTAGAGGACTTTAAGAGCGCAGAAAAGATCGTGCAAGACGCTCCGCAGATGGTCACGCCGATGACTCTTTTCGTGCTTTCGGCTCGCGCTTACGATCTTGGCCTGCGCGACGATGCTGTGTTTTGGTTTTACAACGCCAAAAATCGCGCGATCTTGTTAAGGGAGATTATAAATTTAGACGACGGTAGATTTTTTGAGGTCAAAAGCGCAATAGGAGCGTTTATCAAGCTAGTGGGCGACGTGGTAAATCCATACGCGTTTTGCGACATCAAAAAGCAGCAAGATATCGCCGCAAAGTCGCTCGAGTGGAGCAAGGCAAACGTCTATGAAGCTATGTTTTTACCGGAGTTTGAGTCGCCTCACGCAGATAGAAAAGAAGCGCTCGCAAAAGCAATAGAAGCCCTAGAGGCACGTGCGAAAAAAGAAAAAGATTATTTTCTGGATGATGAAAATTTGGCTAAATTTAAAGCTATGCGCAAGCAAAACAAGGCCGACGAGAGATTTTGTTTTTAG
- a CDS encoding PFL family protein, with product MDIKNVTETIAMIEEQNFDIRTITMGISLLDCIDPDIDKAAEKIYAKIIDKARDLVKVGNEISAELGIPIVNKRVCVTPIAIIGAATNATDYVPLAKAMDEAAQKVGIDFIGGFSALVKKGYAKGDKILKNPTPAALAATQKVCSSVNIGSTKTGINMSAVADMGRVIKETARLSDLGAAKLVVFANAVEDNPFMAGAFHGMGEAEVVINVGVSGPGVVKRALEKVRGASFDVVAETVKKTAFKITRIGQLVGQMASERLGVKFGIVDLSLAPTPAVGDSVARVLEEMGLERVGTHGTTAALALLNDAVKKGGVMACNQVGGLSGAFIPVSEDEGMIAAVRAGSLNLEKLEAMTAICSVGLDMIAIPKDTPEQTIAAIIADEAAIGVINQKTTAVRIIPKGKEGDTLEFGGLLGSAPVMSVNKNSSADFIARGGQIPAPIHSFKN from the coding sequence ATGGACATCAAAAACGTAACCGAAACGATCGCGATGATCGAGGAGCAAAATTTCGACATCCGCACGATCACGATGGGCATCAGCCTGCTTGACTGCATTGATCCCGATATCGACAAAGCCGCGGAGAAAATTTATGCAAAAATCATCGACAAGGCGCGCGATCTAGTAAAGGTCGGTAATGAAATTTCAGCAGAGCTTGGCATCCCGATCGTAAATAAGCGCGTCTGCGTAACGCCTATCGCCATCATCGGCGCGGCGACGAACGCTACCGACTACGTCCCGCTAGCAAAAGCGATGGACGAGGCGGCGCAAAAGGTCGGTATCGACTTTATCGGCGGATTTTCAGCGCTAGTGAAAAAGGGCTACGCAAAGGGCGATAAAATTTTAAAAAACCCCACCCCCGCCGCACTCGCTGCGACGCAGAAGGTCTGCTCGTCGGTAAATATCGGCTCGACCAAGACGGGCATAAATATGAGCGCGGTCGCCGACATGGGGCGCGTGATCAAAGAGACGGCGCGGCTTTCCGATCTTGGCGCCGCCAAACTCGTCGTGTTTGCCAACGCCGTCGAGGATAATCCCTTTATGGCGGGCGCATTTCACGGCATGGGCGAGGCCGAGGTCGTCATAAACGTGGGCGTATCAGGCCCCGGCGTCGTTAAACGCGCACTTGAGAAGGTGCGCGGAGCGAGCTTTGACGTGGTCGCCGAGACCGTGAAAAAGACTGCGTTTAAGATCACGCGCATCGGACAGCTCGTCGGACAAATGGCGAGCGAGCGCCTTGGGGTTAAATTTGGCATCGTAGATCTCTCGCTGGCTCCGACTCCGGCGGTGGGCGATTCGGTCGCGCGCGTGCTTGAGGAGATGGGGCTAGAGCGCGTCGGCACGCACGGCACGACGGCTGCGCTAGCGCTACTAAACGACGCGGTCAAAAAGGGCGGAGTGATGGCGTGCAACCAAGTAGGCGGGCTTAGCGGCGCGTTTATCCCCGTCTCGGAGGATGAAGGCATGATCGCCGCAGTGCGCGCGGGCTCGTTAAATTTGGAAAAGCTCGAAGCGATGACCGCAATCTGCTCGGTGGGGCTCGATATGATAGCAATCCCCAAAGATACGCCCGAGCAGACGATCGCCGCGATCATAGCCGACGAGGCCGCAATCGGCGTGATAAATCAAAAAACGACCGCCGTGCGCATAATCCCAAAAGGCAAAGAGGGCGACACGCTGGAATTTGGCGGCCTGCTCGGAAGCGCGCCCGTGATGAGCGTAAATAAAAACTCATCGGCGGACTTCATCGCCCGCGGCGGCCAGATCCCCGCGCCTATTCATAGTTTTAAAAACTAA
- a CDS encoding ACT domain-containing protein gives MKAIVTVIGKDKVGIVAGVSAKLAQLGLNIDDISQTVLDEFFTMMAVVSSEEKQDFTALREELNELGEKLKVKINIQSSAIFDAMHNI, from the coding sequence ATGAAAGCGATCGTAACGGTGATCGGTAAGGACAAGGTTGGCATTGTGGCGGGTGTTTCGGCTAAGCTAGCGCAGCTTGGGCTAAACATAGACGACATCAGCCAGACGGTTTTGGACGAGTTTTTTACGATGATGGCGGTGGTTTCCAGTGAGGAAAAGCAGGACTTCACGGCGCTAAGAGAGGAGCTAAACGAGCTAGGCGAAAAGCTAAAAGTAAAGATCAACATCCAAAGCTCGGCGATCTTTGACGCCATGCACAACATCTAA
- a CDS encoding Mrp/NBP35 family ATP-binding protein translates to MLSKEDVLNRLKGVIYPGFEKDIVSFGFVKNVEIGEKILIEVEIVSSNPDVANELRTDIKRVMGSNECVVSIIQPKIPEEKSNSQSGKNIAPQIKNFVMVSSGKGGVGKSTTTLNLAISMAKLGKKVGILDADIYGPNIPRMLGEVGTQPQVVGNKLKPILTHGVEMMSMGVLMEEGMSLIWRGSMIMKAIEQLLKDVFWSELDVLFLDMPPGTGDAQLTLAQSVPVTAGVCVTTPQVVALDDSKRALDMFEKLHIPIAGVIENMSGFICPESGKEYDIFGKGTTEEVAKAYGTEVLAEIPIEPAVRVGGDSGKPVSFYEPNSVTAKRYEKAATRLWEIIENINNDGGADNSSIQPVMDGKSACSK, encoded by the coding sequence ATGTTAAGTAAAGAGGATGTCTTAAACAGACTAAAAGGCGTGATATATCCGGGCTTTGAGAAAGATATCGTGAGCTTTGGATTCGTAAAAAACGTCGAAATCGGCGAGAAAATTTTAATCGAGGTCGAGATCGTAAGCTCAAATCCCGACGTAGCAAACGAACTGCGAACCGACATAAAGCGCGTGATGGGCTCAAACGAGTGCGTTGTTAGCATCATCCAGCCAAAAATCCCAGAGGAAAAAAGCAACTCTCAAAGCGGTAAAAACATCGCTCCGCAGATCAAAAATTTCGTAATGGTAAGCTCGGGCAAAGGCGGCGTGGGCAAGAGCACTACGACGTTAAATTTAGCTATCTCGATGGCAAAACTAGGCAAAAAAGTAGGCATCCTAGACGCCGACATCTACGGTCCAAATATCCCTAGAATGCTCGGCGAAGTGGGTACTCAGCCTCAAGTCGTCGGCAACAAACTAAAACCGATCCTAACTCACGGCGTCGAGATGATGAGTATGGGCGTGCTAATGGAAGAAGGCATGAGCCTCATCTGGCGCGGCTCGATGATCATGAAAGCTATCGAGCAGCTGCTAAAAGACGTATTTTGGAGCGAGCTAGACGTGTTGTTTCTCGATATGCCTCCGGGAACGGGCGATGCGCAGCTAACTCTAGCTCAAAGCGTACCGGTGACTGCTGGCGTGTGCGTCACGACACCGCAAGTAGTCGCACTTGATGACAGCAAACGCGCGCTAGATATGTTTGAGAAGCTTCACATCCCAATCGCCGGCGTGATAGAAAATATGAGCGGATTTATCTGCCCTGAAAGCGGCAAGGAGTATGATATATTTGGCAAAGGCACGACCGAGGAAGTAGCAAAAGCCTACGGCACCGAAGTGCTAGCCGAGATACCTATTGAGCCGGCTGTTCGTGTGGGCGGCGACAGCGGTAAGCCGGTGAGCTTTTACGAGCCAAATTCGGTCACGGCTAAGCGCTACGAAAAAGCGGCGACTAGGCTGTGGGAGATAATCGAAAATATCAATAATGACGGCGGCGCGGACAACTCGTCTATCCAGCCCGTGATGGACGGCAAGAGCGCTTGCTCGAAGTAA
- the thiC gene encoding phosphomethylpyrimidine synthase ThiC — protein sequence MKEFRVKFDSADKTPTQMYYAKKGVITPEMNYVAQAEALNPELVRSEVAAGKMIIPANIHHENLLPMAIGREAKTKINANIGNSSLSSDIDAELEKLQICLRYGADTVMDLSTGGDLDMIRSAIIASSTVPIGTVPMYQIIHDIKEVENLTTDDILKTLEKQARQGVSYFTIHAGFLLKFMPLVAKRKMGIVSRGGSLTASWMMHHHKENPFYEAFDDILEICAAHDVALSLGDGLRPGCLYDATDEAQLSELQVLGELTLRAWEKNVQVMIEGPGHIPLNQIEYNMKIERELCHGAPFYVLGPLPTDIGAGYDHITSAIGGTMAAFYGASMLCYVTPKEHLGLPNANDVREGIVAHKIAAHAADVALGKAGAIERDHAMSDARYAFDWNRQFELSLDPEKARELHDESLPQESFKKAEFCSMCGPKFCAYKISKNLTKEKNVK from the coding sequence ATGAAAGAATTTCGGGTCAAATTTGACTCCGCCGACAAAACTCCGACGCAGATGTACTACGCTAAAAAAGGCGTCATAACGCCCGAGATGAACTACGTAGCGCAGGCTGAAGCGCTAAATCCCGAGCTCGTTAGAAGCGAGGTCGCCGCGGGCAAGATGATAATCCCCGCCAACATCCATCACGAAAATTTGCTCCCGATGGCGATCGGCAGGGAGGCCAAAACCAAAATCAACGCAAATATCGGCAACTCGAGCCTAAGCAGCGATATAGACGCCGAGCTTGAAAAGCTGCAAATTTGCCTAAGATACGGCGCCGACACGGTCATGGATCTAAGCACGGGCGGCGATCTGGATATGATCAGAAGCGCCATAATCGCAAGCTCGACCGTCCCCATAGGCACCGTGCCGATGTATCAGATCATCCACGACATAAAAGAAGTCGAAAATTTGACTACGGATGACATCCTAAAAACGCTTGAAAAGCAGGCGCGCCAGGGCGTTAGCTACTTTACGATACATGCGGGGTTTTTGCTCAAATTTATGCCGCTAGTCGCAAAGCGCAAGATGGGTATCGTTAGCCGCGGCGGTAGCCTAACTGCTAGTTGGATGATGCACCATCATAAAGAAAACCCGTTTTACGAGGCCTTTGACGATATTTTAGAAATTTGCGCCGCTCACGACGTCGCGCTATCTCTAGGCGACGGGCTGCGTCCTGGCTGCCTATACGACGCGACTGACGAAGCTCAGCTTAGCGAGCTGCAAGTTTTAGGCGAGCTTACGCTGCGCGCATGGGAGAAAAACGTGCAAGTGATGATCGAAGGGCCGGGTCATATTCCTTTAAACCAAATAGAGTATAATATGAAAATCGAACGCGAGCTGTGCCACGGCGCGCCATTTTACGTGCTAGGGCCGCTACCTACGGACATCGGCGCGGGGTATGATCACATCACTTCGGCTATCGGCGGGACGATGGCGGCCTTTTACGGAGCATCGATGCTGTGCTACGTGACGCCTAAAGAGCACCTTGGTTTGCCAAACGCAAACGACGTGAGAGAAGGCATCGTAGCGCACAAGATCGCAGCTCACGCAGCCGACGTCGCACTGGGCAAAGCAGGCGCGATAGAGCGAGATCACGCGATGAGCGATGCTAGATACGCTTTTGACTGGAACAGGCAGTTTGAGCTAAGCCTAGATCCCGAAAAAGCGCGCGAGCTACACGATGAGAGCTTGCCGCAAGAGTCGTTTAAAAAGGCGGAATTTTGCTCGATGTGCGGGCCTAAATTTTGCGCGTATAAAATTTCGAAAAATCTAACGAAGGAGAAAAATGTTAAGTAA
- a CDS encoding bifunctional 2-C-methyl-D-erythritol 4-phosphate cytidylyltransferase/2-C-methyl-D-erythritol 2,4-cyclodiphosphate synthase — protein sequence MLDVTLIMLGAGSSSRFEMPVKKQWLRVGSDPLWLFAAKNLSSHYAFKEIIIASNEEKYMSKFAPSYRFVKGGATRQESLKNALKLVQSEFVLVSDIARPMISAELFSRIIGGIQNADCVVPALKVPDTVYLGAGVVDREQIKLIQTPQLSRTAMLKSALESGQIYTDDSSAIAAAGGKIWYVQGDENARKITFKDDLAKICGLSAPSSEIYVGNGFDVHAFEEEKKEGSFVTIGGEKIPFERNLKAHSDGDVAIHALIDAILGAAGLGDIGEHFPDADDKFKGADSAMLLKEAYRLVQSVGFELINADVTVIAERPKLSKFKSAMEINIANALNLTPNRINVKATTTEKLGFAGRGEGIAATASASLKIYDWTQK from the coding sequence TTGCTAGACGTTACGCTGATAATGCTCGGAGCCGGAAGCTCCAGCCGTTTCGAAATGCCCGTTAAAAAGCAGTGGTTGCGCGTCGGAAGCGATCCGCTATGGCTCTTTGCGGCTAAAAATTTAAGCTCGCATTATGCTTTTAAAGAGATAATCATCGCCTCAAACGAGGAAAAATATATGAGCAAATTTGCCCCGTCGTATCGCTTCGTAAAAGGCGGAGCAACGCGTCAAGAGAGCCTAAAAAACGCTCTTAAACTCGTTCAAAGCGAATTTGTTTTGGTTAGCGACATCGCTCGTCCGATGATTAGCGCGGAGCTTTTCTCGCGTATAATAGGCGGCATCCAAAACGCCGACTGCGTCGTACCTGCGCTAAAGGTGCCCGATACGGTTTATCTGGGTGCGGGCGTCGTAGATAGAGAGCAGATTAAACTCATCCAAACTCCGCAGCTCTCGCGCACGGCGATGCTAAAAAGCGCGCTTGAATCAGGTCAAATTTACACCGACGATAGCTCGGCGATAGCTGCTGCGGGCGGTAAAATTTGGTACGTGCAAGGCGATGAAAACGCAAGAAAAATCACGTTTAAAGACGATCTAGCCAAAATTTGCGGCCTTAGCGCGCCGTCAAGCGAAATTTACGTCGGCAACGGTTTTGACGTGCATGCCTTTGAAGAAGAGAAAAAAGAGGGAAGTTTCGTAACAATCGGCGGCGAAAAAATCCCTTTTGAAAGAAATTTAAAAGCCCACTCCGACGGCGACGTAGCTATCCACGCGCTCATCGACGCGATACTTGGAGCAGCCGGGCTGGGTGATATAGGCGAGCATTTTCCCGATGCCGACGATAAATTTAAGGGGGCGGACTCGGCTATGTTACTAAAAGAAGCATATAGGCTTGTTCAAAGCGTCGGTTTTGAGCTGATAAACGCCGACGTCACAGTTATCGCCGAGAGACCAAAGCTTAGTAAATTTAAATCTGCGATGGAAATAAACATCGCAAATGCGCTAAATTTAACCCCGAACCGCATAAACGTAAAGGCCACGACGACCGAAAAGCTAGGCTTTGCCGGGCGGGGCGAGGGTATAGCCGCCACGGCATCGGCGAGTCTAAAAATTTACGACTGGACGCAAAAATAA
- a CDS encoding response regulator → MRVLIIENEIYLAQSIASKLENLGYECEIARSAAEAMKSEPEQRAKEGAKDVHFDVVLLSSAFAGDDTLKIIQKFKDSVVILLITYISNDTVSIPIKAGASDYIQKPFMIEELVRKIKHFEEFRRLQTFIKTYQDYLNYHFKAVSALNFDFKRIKLPLLIKCNKMINADNFVFEYAKALNLSFKYVPLEPGIDVEAIAAANPRTLLYFSNFQILRQEAKNQIISLAAKRKLIASSTNPNEEAPMETLNIASDEKNFQIDEILTIDDYIKHIIVNYQDKYPDTELSKKLGISRKSLWEKRKKYDVVKKK, encoded by the coding sequence ATGAGAGTTTTGATAATAGAAAACGAAATCTACCTAGCCCAAAGCATCGCATCAAAGCTAGAAAATCTAGGCTACGAGTGCGAGATAGCAAGGAGCGCGGCGGAGGCGATGAAAAGCGAGCCCGAGCAGAGGGCAAAGGAGGGCGCCAAGGACGTACATTTTGACGTGGTGCTGCTCTCTAGCGCATTTGCGGGCGATGACACGCTAAAAATCATACAAAAATTTAAAGACTCCGTCGTCATCCTGCTCATCACGTACATCAGTAACGACACCGTCTCGATCCCGATAAAAGCGGGCGCTAGCGACTACATACAAAAGCCGTTTATGATCGAGGAGCTGGTGCGAAAGATCAAGCATTTCGAGGAGTTTAGGCGGCTGCAAACGTTTATAAAAACCTATCAGGACTACCTAAACTATCATTTTAAGGCCGTCTCGGCGCTAAATTTCGACTTTAAGCGCATAAAGTTGCCGCTTCTCATCAAGTGCAATAAAATGATAAACGCCGATAATTTCGTTTTTGAGTACGCAAAGGCGCTAAATTTGAGCTTCAAATACGTCCCGCTAGAACCCGGCATCGACGTAGAAGCTATCGCCGCGGCAAATCCGCGCACGCTTTTGTATTTTTCAAATTTTCAAATTTTACGTCAAGAGGCCAAAAATCAGATCATATCTCTCGCCGCTAAACGCAAGCTCATCGCAAGCTCGACCAATCCTAACGAAGAAGCGCCGATGGAGACGCTAAACATCGCAAGCGACGAGAAAAATTTCCAAATCGACGAAATTTTGACGATCGACGACTACATCAAGCACATCATCGTAAACTATCAGGACAAATACCCCGACACCGAGCTTAGCAAAAAGCTAGGCATCTCGCGCAAATCGCTTTGGGAAAAGAGGAAAAAATATGACGTCGTCAAGAAAAAATAA
- a CDS encoding sulfate adenylyltransferase, whose translation MTSSRKNNAVWINDEAFGALDLIENQIFSKFNRLMNEKEANEIYETGFLAGEPMPYTFVFAPHGKRNQETIKNASKGDHIELISGGKVVGYIEVGEVFKFNAEKSSQNIFRANEAAPAQQSQSGELAVSGEIKIYDDKLAEVRKLIEEVKREQNVRKVSAIMLTAEPFNRAHERLIRMTIDKSDLVLLFLLKSHGADEMMSFALKKSVLEYFIQNYIPKNRLIIVPFENSNLFSSHLNPTLECIAAHRLGADKLIVGQNHAGIGMFYDHNVAHTVLERYKNDLNLDIVVLPELVYCDECKTLVSTKTCPHGQHHHIKYHAQTLKTLLLAGILPPAILMRRDISAMILSELFPNRFENIQKLCDDLFPSNGLLEKQTEREFYENLMKLYQTTSLT comes from the coding sequence ATGACGTCGTCAAGAAAAAATAACGCCGTTTGGATAAACGACGAGGCTTTCGGCGCGCTTGATCTCATAGAAAATCAAATTTTTAGCAAATTTAACCGCCTGATGAACGAAAAAGAGGCGAACGAGATATATGAGACGGGCTTTTTAGCCGGCGAGCCGATGCCATATACTTTCGTCTTCGCTCCGCACGGCAAGCGCAATCAAGAAACGATAAAAAACGCCTCAAAGGGCGATCATATCGAGCTTATCAGCGGCGGTAAGGTCGTGGGATATATCGAGGTCGGCGAGGTTTTTAAATTTAACGCCGAAAAAAGCTCGCAAAATATCTTTCGCGCCAACGAAGCCGCGCCCGCGCAGCAAAGCCAAAGCGGCGAACTAGCCGTGAGCGGCGAGATAAAGATCTACGACGACAAATTAGCCGAGGTAAGAAAGCTCATCGAAGAGGTAAAAAGAGAGCAAAACGTCCGCAAGGTCTCGGCGATCATGCTAACCGCGGAGCCCTTTAACCGCGCGCACGAGCGTCTGATCAGGATGACGATAGATAAGTCCGATCTGGTGTTGCTATTTTTACTAAAAAGCCACGGCGCGGACGAGATGATGAGCTTTGCGCTCAAAAAAAGCGTGCTAGAATACTTCATCCAAAACTACATCCCCAAAAACCGCCTGATCATCGTGCCTTTTGAGAACTCAAATCTCTTTAGCTCGCACCTAAATCCGACGCTAGAGTGCATCGCGGCGCATAGGCTGGGTGCGGATAAGCTCATAGTCGGGCAAAATCACGCGGGTATCGGGATGTTTTACGATCACAACGTCGCTCACACGGTGCTAGAGCGATACAAAAACGATCTAAATTTAGACATCGTCGTGCTGCCCGAGCTCGTCTACTGCGACGAGTGCAAGACGCTAGTTAGCACCAAGACTTGCCCGCACGGCCAGCACCACCACATCAAATACCACGCCCAGACGCTAAAAACATTGCTGCTAGCGGGTATCTTGCCGCCTGCGATCCTCATGCGGCGCGACATCTCGGCGATGATACTGAGCGAGCTTTTCCCGAACCGATTTGAAAATATCCAAAAGCTTTGCGACGATCTTTTCCCTAGCAACGGACTGCTCGAAAAGCAGACGGAGAGGGAATTTTACGAAAATTTGATGAAGCTTTATCAGACGACGTCGCTGACTTAA
- a CDS encoding phosphatidylglycerophosphatase A family protein: MQRLFLTFFGAGLSPKAPGTVGSLAGAVAAFGILMILPASTLFLVSICLFLYSIKIIDDYEAKTGMHDHGSIVIDEVAGVWLAISISGATAVQFALSVLFFRVFDIWKPSVIGRIDRDVKGGLGVMGDDMLAGLFAGLLSAICYEAATKIGLDYEWIKFELPFVK; encoded by the coding sequence ATGCAAAGGTTATTTTTAACGTTTTTTGGTGCAGGTCTTAGCCCCAAAGCTCCGGGCACGGTGGGATCGCTGGCTGGCGCGGTCGCGGCGTTTGGGATTTTGATGATTTTGCCCGCTTCCACGCTATTTTTGGTTTCGATTTGCCTTTTTTTATATAGTATCAAGATCATCGACGATTATGAAGCAAAAACCGGCATGCACGATCACGGCAGTATCGTGATAGACGAGGTTGCAGGCGTTTGGCTGGCGATATCTATCAGCGGCGCTACGGCGGTGCAGTTTGCGCTCTCGGTTTTGTTTTTTAGGGTGTTTGATATCTGGAAACCCTCTGTGATCGGACGCATCGATAGGGATGTCAAGGGCGGGCTTGGCGTGATGGGCGACGATATGCTAGCAGGGCTTTTTGCGGGGCTTCTTAGCGCTATTTGCTACGAGGCCGCGACGAAGATTGGACTTGACTACGAGTGGATTAAATTTGAACTGCCGTTTGTGAAATAA
- a CDS encoding fatty-acid--CoA ligase — MNQTLIIAILAAIFLIIVAALIFLVVKFKHGDKTTQNAPAAKEEKELTLQDLINIAGNPKSDKNDLFAALKIFAASFKIPSKQNGKAPSDAKAYLNFITILASHKNADAKLIAFMSNELKKKNPEYVAEIDYYEQLGTSQRKK; from the coding sequence ATGAATCAAACCCTCATAATAGCGATTTTGGCGGCGATTTTTTTAATAATCGTCGCCGCGCTAATTTTTCTCGTCGTCAAATTTAAACACGGCGACAAAACTACTCAAAATGCACCCGCGGCAAAAGAGGAAAAAGAGCTCACCCTGCAAGATCTAATCAACATCGCCGGCAATCCAAAAAGCGATAAAAACGATCTTTTTGCGGCTTTAAAAATTTTCGCCGCCTCGTTTAAAATCCCGTCCAAACAAAACGGCAAAGCCCCAAGCGACGCAAAAGCTTATCTAAATTTCATCACGATTTTGGCCTCTCACAAAAACGCCGACGCAAAACTGATAGCCTTTATGAGCAACGAGCTAAAAAAGAAAAATCCCGAATACGTAGCCGAGATAGACTACTACGAACAGCTTGGAACCTCGCAAAGAAAAAAGTAA